DNA from Dermochelys coriacea isolate rDerCor1 chromosome 20, rDerCor1.pri.v4, whole genome shotgun sequence:
CCCAAAACGTTAAGGCCCTAAACTGGTGACATCGGCTCCCTTCTCCTGTGCCCCATGCCCAGGGCCAGTGCAGGCCTGACCCCCACGGGCTAGTCCCCGCTCCAACGCCTCGCCCCGGGGTCcctgagcctcccagcccaaccCGCGCCCCTGCCCCTGGGGGCtcaccccggccccgcccccccaggctcCCGGGCCGATGCGATGggggggggtctgagcccccccccggGGAAGGCGGGGCCAGTggtgaaggggcggggccaggccgCCGTGCCCCGGGCTCACCCCGCTCCTTGCGCTCCGCGAAGCCCAGCCCCGGGTCGAAGCTCGGCATGCGGAGCGGGTCCGGCTCCACCTCCTCGCCGCCCACGTAGCGCCGGGCCAGGTGCGCCCCCATGCCCGCCTCGGTCACCTCGgggccgcgccgcgccgcccCGGAAGCACTTCCCCCACACCCGGAACCGGACGTGAAGGGCCGGCTCCTCCCCCAGTACCAGCGAGATCACCGGGCAGTTCCTAGAGAGGGGGCAGGATTTCCGGTTTCTGGCCTATGTCGTCGTGGGGGCGGGCCCTCCGTTCGCCCCGCCTCTTTTCCCatggggaccccccccccgctcctgctcctgcccctccctccggCGCGTGGGTCCCCCGGAGGGTGTGCGCCCGTTCGCCAGGAGCAGGGACACCTCAGCCAATCACCACCCTTCTGCTGGGGGAAATTTGCATGTAACATTCTATTGGCTGCCACAGCTCCTGGGGTAGGACATGGGCCTCCTGGTGGGTGAGGCCCAAGGGGGCCTGTtcgccagccccgcccccggctggGCGAAAGCCTCCGCCAGTGTCCGCCTGCTGCCCGTGCTGGGACCCCCTCATTGTCTGTgtatgtacagcccctagcacgaCCGCAGTGCagctaataaataatgtacagcgcctagcacaacggggccgtaccgtaatacacctaataaatgtGTGGCCCCAGATTggctgggtacatgtcacctcaggacggggtGCAGAgacaaagtttcttgacaccttaaatgacagcttcttggagcagctagtcctgggcCCCACAAGAGgggagacaattcttgatttagttctaaatggagcagaggatctggtccaagaggtgaatatagctgaaccactggTAATACTGaccaaaatataataaaattgaacatccctgtggcggggaaaacactGTAGCAGCCCACcacggtagcatttaatttcagaaaggggaactacacaaaaatgaggaagctagttaaacagaagttaaaaggtatagtgccaaaagtgaaatccctgcaagctgcatggaaactttttaaagacaccataatagaggctcaacttaaatgtatacccccaaattaaaaaccatagtaaaaggaccaaaaaagtgccactgtggctgaacagcaaagtaaaagaagcaattaGAGGCAAAAGAGcaacctttaaaaagtggaagttaaatcctattgaggaaaatagaaaggagcataaactgtccataacataagaacggcaatattgggtcagaccaaaggtccatctagcccagtatcctgtcttctgacagtggccaatgccaggtgccccagagggaatgaacagaataggtcatcatcaagtgatctgtctcctgtcgctcattcccagcttctggcaaaggctagaggctagggacaccattcctgcccatcctagctaatagccattgatggacctatcctccatgaatttatctagttcttttttgaaccctgttatagtcttggtcttcacagcatcatctggcaaggagttccacaggttgactgtgtgttgtgtgaagaaatatttccttttgtttgttttcaacctgttgcctattaatttcatttggtggcctttAGTTctcgtgttatgagaaggagtaaataacgcttccttatttaaaatcatgactggggtggagaatatagacctcaatcatgtccccccttaattgtctcttttccaagctgaaacggcccattcttattaatctctcctcatatggtagcctaccatacccctaatcatttttattgcccttttctgaaccttttacaattgcaatatatcttttttgagatggggcaaccacatctacacacagtattcaagatgtggatgtaccatggatttatatagagctaatatattttttgtcttattatctacccctttcttaataattcctaacattctgttcgctctggcaagtgaaatgtaaaaatataattaagaaggccaaaaaataatttgaagaacagctagccaaaactcaaaaaataacagcaatttttttttaagtacatcagaagcaggaagcctgctaaaccacCAGTGGAGCCGCttgatgattgagatgctaaaggagcactcaaggtcgataaggccattgcggagaaactaaatgaattctttgcatcggtcttcacggctgagaatttgagggagattcccaaacccaaGCCCTTCTTTttagtgacaaatctgaggagctgtcccagattgagatgccATTAGAGGAggttgtgatgggttgggtcacagaaacccctttgggaacTGCCACCTCATGTGCTAAGACTACCTCtaagcccgttttccctggcagcttggcacttcagtgccctgtctggttgagccagacacactagcctgctacaaacacagacccacgtctgaaccatgtcccccaaaagctgcaggcttaactgaaaacagcttaagaactgcgcctgtctccagcactcagatgcccaactcccaacgGGATCcacagcactcagatacccaactcccaacggggtccaaaccccaaataaaaacattttaccctgtataaagcttatgcagggtaaactcataaattgtttgccatCTATAactctgatagagagatatgcacagctgtttcccccccccacccccgccccaggtattaatacctactctgggttaattaataagtaaaaagtgattttattaaatacaaaaagtaggatttaagtggttccaagtaataacagacagaacaaagtgaattaccaagcaaaataaaataaaacactccctaatacagtaagaaggtgattacagatgaaatctcaccctcagagatgttccaatacgTTTCTTTTACAatctagcctccttctagtctgggtcaaGCTGtgattactgtcctttgttccaatttctttcaggtatgctttgggggtggagaagctatctcttgagccagctgaagacaaaatggaggggtctcccaaggCTTTATATAGTTTCTCCTGGTGGGTCttaactcctccctccccctgtgtagaatcccttctacaagatggagttttggagtcatatgggcaggtcacatgtccatgcatgacttagtTCTCTACaggaatgttcccaggaaagctcagatgtggattggtgtctatcAAGGTCCATAGTTTACCAAATACTTTCATTTACTTGAATAATCCCCTCACACTATGTTGATCAAATTTGCCTtaggtgctttctacagcaaacaaTACAAGATAGagccaacactcataacttcagatataaaaatgatacgtgcatatgaataggatgaatacacGCAGAAGAACacaacctttgcaaagatatgttacatggcatatctggcataaaacatattccagttatgtcatatttacactcataagcatatttctataaagcattatggggtgcaacgtcacagagGTTTTGGatcaaactgataaattaaacagtaataagtcacaaggaccagatgatattcaccaaaaagctctgaaggaactcaaatgtgaaattgcataaCTAATACCTGTGGTATGTATCCTatcttttaaatcagcttctgtaccacatgactggaggatagctaatatgatgccaatttttaaaaaagactccagaggcgatcctggtaattacaggctagtaagcctgacttcagtactgggcaaactggtagaaactatagtaaagaacagaattagtagacacatagatgaacacgatttgtagggggaatagtcaacatggtttttgtaaatggaaatcatgccttaccgatctactggaattctttgagggagtcaacatgCATGTGCAtgagagggatccagtggatatagtgttcttggattttcagaaagcccttgacaaggtccctcagcaaaggctcttaagcaaagtaagttgttatggaataagagggaagatcctctcatgggtctgtaactggttaaaagatataaaacaaagggtaggaataaatggtcagctctcagaatggagagaggtaaatagtggtctctcccaggggtctgtaaGGGTccatttctctgaaaacatcaactcaatgtgcaggggcagtcaaaaactaataaaatgttgggaatcattaagaaagagatagataataataagatagaaaatatcatattgcctctatataaatcgatagtatgcccacatcttgaatattgcatgcagatgatGTCGCTCCAtaccaaaaaagatatattggaattggaaaaggtacagaaaagggttacaaaaatgattaggggtatggaactgcttccatatgaggagagattaataagactgggccttttcatcttggaaaagagacgactaaggggaaatatgattgaagtctataaaatcatgactgatatggagaaaataaataaggaaatgttatttactccttctcataacacgagAACtaaaggtcaccaaatgaaattaataggcaacaggttgaaaacaaacaaaaggaagtatttcttcacacaacacacagtcaacctgtggaactccttgccagaggatgttgtgaaggccaagactataacagggttaaaaaaagaactaaataaattcgtggaggataggtccatcaatagccaggatgggcagggaatggtgtccctagcttctattTGTCAGAATGGGCAtcgggaatggatcacttgatgatgacctgttctgttcattccctcttgggcacctggcattggccactgtcagaagacaggatactggactatatggacctttagtctgatccagcatggccattcttatgttcttatgtactaaATAACGTACAGTGCCCTGCACCACGGGGCCCTTGGTCTGCCATAATGCCCCTAATTACTAACATACAGCACCTACCACCATGGGGccctgggtgctaccataatacacctatgtggtgctctgtgcctcaggggaagaccctgcacccccatgtttatccttataaaatgattgtgtggtatcctatgcaaagtttgtcatgtcgagtgtcttcggaaggctcatgatgcactgagcatggttgttacagtgatgttataggttctaatttcatgtatataggtctgaggctgaaaatgtgtcctcatggtttaaaacaaacccaggcaaaactctccaggagcagaggggcagctcacatctcatcagggcatggatggacaaacccagcccagcctcacaggaacaaaggacactggcctaggcagcaacaaaagatctgttggactcttgagtgagtcaccccccttcccttggtcagtttgggactgcgatgaggtaatgctcacctgtctctgaaggcagagggagCGGGGGCAGGCaaaaccaagagggaagaaagaacatgataaaagggagagacgtttgcaatgctctctgtctctcttccacctccatctacagatacCACACCAaacgactgaagcgctgatcaaaggggagagcctggctgaagggcaaccagccagcctgtggtgagaagcatctaagtttgtaagggcagcAAAAGTGTTAAGagcagcttagaatgcgttttgcttttatttcatttgaccaaatctgacttgttatgctttggcttctaatcacttaaaatctacctttatagttaataaatttgtttgtttattctacctgaagcagtgcatttggtttgaagtgtgtcagaggctcctcttgggataacaagcctggtacatctCAATTTCTgtgttaaactgatgaactcatataagcttgcagcatccagtgggcataattggacactgcaagacggaggttcctagggttgtgtttgggactggagatattggctagtgccattcggttgcacaatccaagcagcggctggcccaaagtgctcactcacgtagctgggagcagcttacatgccagaggctgtgtgtgaacagccctggagtggggagagggggtaaGGCTGGCTTACCCCCTTAGCAGAgggggtaaggctggctcccagagtcaaggattggagtgacctagcagatcaccggtccagataacaccaggggaacatcacaaccTAATAAttaatgtacagtgcctagcactacagggccctgggcacTACCGTAATACAGCTAATAAATAACATGCGGGGCCTAGCGCTATGGAGCCCTGGGCTCTACCATAATACAGCTAATAAATAATATGCGGGGCCTAGCGCTATGGGATTTTTGGGCCAGGGTTGAGGCTTCTAGGTACTGTTTGTGGAAAAATGTCTTTGTGCATTGAAACGCAGCCATCTCGGATCCCATTTCTGAGGCAACCACACAGCGCCCTCTCGTGCCATGCGTGGGCATTGGCATCTGAGTTAACTAGACAAAACCTCACCCCCATTAAGTCATCTgtgttgccccctcccccagcaccccgcCTGTTCTTGGGAAATTGTAGATCTTTAGACCCAGCCTTGTGGGATCTGATGAGCTCTCAGTCCAAGGTGGGGTGGCTACAGGCCTTTTACCAGTTCGcatccccctttgccccccacccccctgcaatCCTGCTGAGAATATCCCAGTGCCCACACTTCAGGCCTGGCTTCTAATGAGCTGCACTTGTTTTGTAAAACAGGAGCTTACGCAAACCAGGGTCTCCCCTCCACTGGAGCGTGGTTGCTGCAGCTGGTGGGGTTTCTATTCTGGTCCCTGTGGGTGTGTGTGCCACCTGCCAGGGGCTCTCAGACAGAGGAACCTTTAAAGCTCAGAACCGGTGAGGATGTGGTAATATTTGAGACCTATAAACTTTGTAATATAGTTTGGGAGAAAGAATTTTACCCAGAGGATGGAAGAAAGGTGTGATCTGTAAATTACCAAAGAAAGGCAACTACTTGGTGTGTGATAACTGGCCAGAAATAACATTATTTTCAGTACATGGAAAAGTGTTTAGTAGTGTACTATTGGATGGAATGAAATTGGTCACATATGAAAAACTCTGTAATAAGCATGCAGGTTTTAGACTGAAAAGAGTGTGTGTGGAGCCCAAAGATTTGCCCTGAGATGACTGATAGAGAAAGGGCTTGCTTGGCAGAGAAAATTAGTCTTGATTTTCACAGAGTCCATCAAAATGTTTGACTGCATTCATCCAGAATTGCAATGGAAGATCTTGCAACAATATGGCTTCCTAGAAAGACAGTATCCCTGGTTAAGATGCTGTACAAAAGGTAAAATGCTACGTAAGGACAGAAAGTGGGGAGACTGATGGAGCTGATTATCATTGCTGGAGCGCAGCACGGTTGCATCTCTTCACCCCTTCTTTTCGGCGTGATGATAGATTACGTGATGTGAAAGCGAAACACAGCATCAAAGGAAGATACAGGAGTTATGTCAAGCAGAGGAAAACTTCAAGATCTCAATTTTGTTCCATTGGACACAGATGATGACGCTATAGGATAGATCCTCACCAAAGTCAAACATAAGACCACCAAAGTAGGATTAAGAATTAGCCGAAGGAAAACAAAAGTTGTGCTAGTTGAAAGAGGAACCAGCAATGATGGGGCATTTGTGATTGACAGTGAAGAATACAACATGGCTAACAAGTTTGTTTATCTTGGAAGCACAATCAGTGTTGATGGCCAAGGAGGTGGAAGTAAGATCTGGGAAGGAAAGCGGAACTGTTCTGAGACTGGCAAATATACGGGAAAACAAGGAGATTCACACAAGACCAAGATGAAGATGTACAATATTGCTGTGATATCCACATTGGGATATGCCTCTGGCACTTGGGAAATGTGAGACGCCCCCAGTAGGAAACAGGCATTCCATCAGAGACGCTTGCAGAGAATAGTTGGCGTCCACAGGCGGGAAAATGTGACAAACGTTGGTGTGTCACAAAGGCCTGGCCAACAGCCCTAAAGCCAATGATTTGAGAAAGAAGACTGACGTGGTTTGGGCCTGTTGCATGGACGCCAAAGAAATGTATTCTTAGATGAGCCCTTGACTGGATCCCACTTGGTAGAAGATGAAAAAGAGGACAATGGCTGCCATATAAGAAATCCCTGCAGCCCAAGCATTGCAGAGCTGGACTCACCGTCAGTCACTCTGTTTTCTGGCATCTAAAGGGCAAGGCTATGGGCTGGGTTCCTCTTCTGCTAACTGAACCCACAGCTGGGAGCCGGGCGTGGTACATATGGTAATATGGGCAGTGACccgtggtggggctgggggaggaaggaagttACATGCATGCGAAAATCACAGAGCTCCTGAGAGAGCCAGGCTGTCGCTGGTCCCCACAGACGTCCTTCGAGTCTGTCAGCGGGGGATCGGCATGGCTCACATGAGTGACTACGGGAACTGGATGGGTCATTCGCAGTCAAAGGGCAAGAAGCCAGTGGAGCGCAGAGGTAATTGGCCAAGTAATCTGAGTGGGGGCCTGGCTACCAGACCTTCCAGGGGCTGTTGGGTTGGCTAGGTACTCGGATGGGAGGTCTCAGAGGAAAACCCAGACTGCTGCTGGGAGCATAGTGGGGAAATTAGTAGGGGCTCTCTCCCCTGCTAGTCTGTGCTACCCTGATGTCCTGGCATGGTGCTAGGCGATCTGTGTCACAGGGTGGGTGCTCTTCCACCCCGTCAGGGCTGTGTCCCAATGTCCCAGTGTGGTGCTAGAGGGTGCAGGGCTGCCTTTCACACAAGTTGTACACCCAAAGTCTTGCCATGTGTGGTTGTTAAAGATCCTCTGGCCCCTTCCATAAGAGTCTGGGTGTTACCCattgtgtcctggccaaattccagcccAGGCAATTCCAACTGTCCCCCCAAAGCCCCATTGTGGTTTCAACTGAGAACTGGATTCGTCCTTTCCACTCTGCATAGCTGTTAAATAGCCCTcagtgcccccaccccagagatggctgcatctcagtgctgagtgaagaatccctgtataaacagccccgaGTCTCACCCCAGAAGTGGTTGCATCTCAATGCTGGATGAAGGATTTCCATGTGTAAACAGCcctacaccccaccccagagacggCAGCATCTCAGGCTGaaggatccctgtataaacagcctcTATGCCATGCCCCTGAGGCAGCATCATCTCAGCGCTGGGTGCGAGAGCCTTGTATAAACAGCCCTGTgtctcaccccagaggtggctgcatctcaggcATGGGTGAGGTGATAGATCAATAGAAATACACCCAGAGCCCATGAAGTGCCTTGGGATGAAAGGGAGAGTCAAGAGACTATCAGTGTGCGTGAGCACGCTCCCACCCTGGGTGAAgcagccccctcctccagctgAGCCAGCTCGTCTGCTGCCCAAAAAGAGCCCCCACCCTCCTTCTTCCTTCCCACCCAAGGGAGAGTTTGTGACCAGCCAGCCTCTCTTCCCATGGCTAGCTCCCTCTCGTGGAGATCTCCCGTTCCCCCCATGCTGACCCAGCCTGTCCTGGTGAGACCGAGTGGCTCTGTAATCTCCAGGTGCGGCCGCCGAGTCCGACAATGAGGATGACTATGAGAACGTGTCCCTGGAGAACTGTCCCAAGCCCCCGCCCCTGCCGCGCGGGAAGAAGGTGAAGGCGGCCACGCTGAACCAGAAGGACAAAGGAGGAGCAGGTACCAGGGAGCCCCAACTGCCCTGCTCCGCAGGGATCGCTCTTGCCCCACTGCtcagaggctggggagggggtgtcagcGCAGAACTCAACATCCAGCCCCGAGCCACCTTTGGGTCCGTGGGAGCTGGTGAGTCTAGGACTGGCTTGGCTGCTCACAAACCAGCCTGcctgggaatggctgggcaagCCCACAGTGGGTGGTGGTAGCACAGAACGAGCAGGCTGGGTACACGGAGGGGGGTACACGGAGGGGAAGGCCGGGCCTGTGGCTCACGTGTGGGCAGGTGGGTTCAGTTCCTGACCCCTGGGCACTGCCCGGGTCCCTGCCCACAGATGCGTAGACTCAGGCGCCCGTCTCTGTTAGGCGCCCCAAGCCACCAGCCAGACTcacccttctctctcctctccaggtctGGCAGCGACACCAGGCAGACCCCGCAAAACCGGTGAGAAACGTTCCAGCTTTTTGCTGGGGAGCAAGTGAGGCCTGGGTACAGAGCAGCCCCCACCATCCAGCGGCAGGTCCATGCAGCTGAGGGCTTGTCCCGTACAGGCAGCATCGGAGGACAGAACTCGCGACCTTCTGTTCCCACGACTGCTGGCCTAACGCAGCTGTGACATGtcccagccagcagggggcagcgccaCATACCCGAGCTGCTTTGACATGTCCTGGTTGTGCAGTGtgtgtccccccgccccccatttccAGGGCATCGCAGGCTTTACCTCCCTGGCACCCCATTGCTCACTATGGCACGGGAAGGAACATCCCCTGCACGAGTTCagggctgcccctcccccatgcaaaCCCCCATCCCGCTGCTGGGAGCTCGCACGGTATAATCCCTCCTGTTTCCTTTCAGACCTGGCCATTTCAGTGATCTCGGGGGACCCGGCCCTTAGGCCTTCCAAGCTCGGTGAGGACTCGGAGCTCTGCTCGGCTTGCGGCAGaacgccccctgctccccacaccctGGCCCAGGGCAGGATCCGTCCCTCCAGTCTGTTTCCCGGGGCTATCAATCCCGGCTGGTCCATCCCTTGGGGCCCGGTTGCTTCCTGGGTGGCTGGGGTAGCTGTGAGCTGGTTGGTGGGAAGATGGGGGGTCCCAGCAGGAGCACCCCAGACTGGGGCACAGACTGTCCCAGAGCAGCAATttagggtgggtggggaggatgaAGCCCAGCAAGGTAGGGGCTGTGTGCACAGCCCCCTCTGCAGCCCAGGATGGAGGGTACGATTTTATGGCCTTTGCCAGCAGAGCTGGCAGATTTAATGCTCTTTGTCCCCCACGCCCAGGGCTGGACCTGTCGTCTGCAGCCGTGGCAGCTGCCTTCCAGCCCCCGGGAGGCGGTGAGTAGAGtctgccagggcaggggggcactagggggtgctgtgctgcagggagcagggtgggggctctgtTGGGGGCTCTCTTCCCTCCTcatcagtgctgaccccaatgcggCCCTAGGGGGTGCTATGCTGCCGGGAGTGGGCCAGGGGGCTCAGTAAGGGGCACACTCCCCTCACTGTCAGTGCTGACCCCCCAGTGCCACAGTGCAGCGGTAGGGGGCTCTCTCCtcgcagtcagtgctggccccagtgccaTGGGGGTGCTGTGATCTCTTTTAGGCAAGGCATGCAATCAGATGATTATGCCCGAACACAGCCAATTAGCAAAACTCCTGGGGCAGTTTTTGGGGAGAGTCAGGGTGCTCACCCCAGTGTCCTGCCCATTGCGGGGGAATTCCATTCCCTCTCCCTGGATTCCCCCTGCCCCGTCAACCGCCCAGGGAACTCTCCTTCCAGTCAGGCCCTGTGCTACACAACTCTCCAGTGGCTGcagcactccaccccagaggtggctgtactGAAATGCTGGGACAAGCGATCCCTGTATGGACACAGCTGGGAAGAGGGAGCTGGGGGTCTGGCTTCTTGGCTCTTGCCAAATGGAGGTGCTCTCTGTAGAGTTACCCAGCTATCTGATGGGATGCCCCATAAACCTCTTCTCCTTTCCATAAACCCATTTGTACCAGCAAGTACCTCCTGCCGACATTTCCCAGTCACCCACTGAAGGGAGAGTCCTTCGCTATAACCTGTCCTacccagccctccctgcttcccccctgTCCTGATACCCTCTCCCCTCAGAGAGCTAAGTGCTGCTGTTCCCCATAGATCTTCTCCTCCCTAAACCTGCCTCACGGAGAGGCTGCCCTGGAAGGTCTCTGCTGATCACCTACGTCCTGCTGGGGGTTTGCTTCCTTATGTGCAGCGTGTTCCTCGTCCTGGCCCTCATGAAACGTGAGTGTGGTATGGTCCCGGGTGCGTCAGGACAGCTGCAAGTGGGGTCATGCAGGCTGGGGTCTCTGTGCCAGGAATGATTCCTCACAGGGACGGGGCTGCTCAGGAATTTCCCAGGGAGACTGTGGGCCGGAAAATTGAGGTTTTGATTCCACTAAATTTCGCGAAAAGGGGGTGGTTGCCACAGAAATTTTTTGCCTTTTTCAGAGAAAAACCAAGCACtggaaagaagaaatattttgattcagaaatgctgccatggtgcctcaaAGGAGCTGAGTTCAGTTACCACGTGTCCCCATTCTCCAATCTGGGCTGGTCTCCTCAACTGGACTACACCTCCCAGAATGCACCCCTGCCAgggattcccatgatgcaccacctcCACTTTCCAAGAGGGGagactgcagtgcatcatgggagagagGTACTTCATGCTCCTAGTCACTAGGGAGGGCTCCCTGATTGGACCATTAAAATCTCAGGTGGTGTGCGATGGTCTCTCCTCTTGCAGAGAACaggcagtgcatcatggggcCTGGtggtggtgcatcatgggagatgaagtctggGTGAGGAGATGAGTTCCTACTGGGGAAGAGGGCATAAGGCTCACTCCCATGAGGTGCCGGGGCAGAATTTCCAAATCAAAGTTTTTTAGTATTTGGATTTCCACCGTAGGAAGAaaaaaggacttaaaaaaaaaaaaatcaattttccgTGAATTTTAGTCAAAAATTAaggttgagtgtgtgtgtgtgaaaaatgtcTGGGGGACAAGTCTGGCATTTTCCAGCAAGCTCTGTCCACAGGCAAGGCCACCCGGACTTGAGCGTTACCATAtctgaagggagtgggggggcaaaTCTCTAGCAACTCTGCATCTCAGTAGCGGATGCTCTTCCCCTGGAGCCAGAATTCATACCTGAAAAGTGTTAAGCtgtgattctgctctcactggcCCTGATGGAAATCAGGCGTCACTCCGCTGAAACTGGTGGAGTAGCTGTGCCAGGAGCGTGATTCGAATCCGGCCCAGAGGGCAGGATAGGTCCTTGCTCCAAATCGAAGAGCCCAAACCTGCAAGGGAAGCACTCAGCAGGGCCGGA
Protein-coding regions in this window:
- the CLEC17A gene encoding C-type lectin domain family 17, member A isoform X3, which translates into the protein MAHMSDYGNWMGHSQSKGKKPVERRGAAAESDNEDDYENVSLENCPKPPPLPRGKKVKAATLNQKDKGGAGLAATPGRPRKTDLAISVISGDPALRPSKLGLDLSSAAVAAAFQPPGGDLLLPKPASRRGCPGRSLLITYVLLGVCFLMCSVFLVLALMKRPELQQESEELNFHLLQRAANVSQNLADWEKIRAEIVALQKTVDAVHRSVSGELASVKQFRGKMQEQISALQKRAFMVKSRTTSRVYWLGLSDQKMENQWLWVDGSPLNLSFWSTGEPNDSSNEDCGTMATDGRWNDINCYMTDYWICEKPWLC